Part of the Diprion similis isolate iyDipSimi1 chromosome 10, iyDipSimi1.1, whole genome shotgun sequence genome, GTCCGCAGTAAGAGTTCACgtgattgatttttgtttgtttatggTTATGTTGTGTATTGAAATTGTGGCACCTCTCTTCATCGTTCATTGCCCACCCTATCATCCAACAAATTCATCATCACAAATCTTTTTCTCATCGACAATGAACAGAAAATTCCAATCTTTTGTATTCTGTTATATTAAACTCCTATTTTTAATGACACAGTTCCTGCTGCGGCGACACCGGAAACTGCGGATGATGTTCCGCCGTCCTCATCTTCGGAATCTTCTGAATCCGAACCACCGTCCGATGATGACTCGGACTTCGGGCCTCGGGGACCACGGAGAGGCGGGGTCAGGGCTCGAGGAGGTCGCAAGGGTCTTACCACCAGAGGTGGAAGCCTTGCCGCGACCAGACGCAGAGGCAGCAACAAGCACATGGATATGGAACAGGTGCGGAGGCTTGATATGGAGATGGCGGCGGCTGTTGACGCGATGAAGAGTCCCGAGAAGGAGGATAAAGTCGGTGAGTTTCGTTACTGTATCGACACAAGGATAAAGTATTGAATAGTAAAAAGCGGATAAACTTTGAGGATGTATATTTCAAAGACTGGTAATTCAATTCGATCAGGGTTTCTTTTACCCGAAAATATGTAGGTCCGACTTCGTTGacaactctttttttttatcagaatcGATTGAAGGAAGCACTGTTATTGTGAATAATGGATCACCCATTTGGCTCAGTGAAAAGTGTTGTAATACCTgcaatatctcgaaaactgctgaaccgatttatttcaaatttgaaaatggtatTCTTGGATAGTTTATCCTTTTTGTGACAGTGCCAATTTTTCTTtggttgtatttttattttatttttttaccaagtAATAAAAGAAGTTGtagatttttacgaaaaaatgtaTCGCTGGCTTGGAATCATTACCTAAAGTGTTCCAAAAATTCTATTGCAAGACATTAAGTAACATTTTATCTCGTTTTGAATAGAGGAAAGACTGCTGAGCCCCGGCAAGGCGAAAAAAGGTATAAAGACGATGGGAgcaaagaagaaggaagagcTACCAGCTCCTCTCATTCCACCGCCTCAGACTGCGGCAGCAGAGGTGGAGCCGACAGTGCCAGAGAAACAGCTTGTTACGACAAACCAAGTGAAAGCAAACTTGATCAACGCAAACACGATAAAGGGCGACATGATACTGACGAAGCCGGGCCAAATGCGGAACAATCAAAAGGTGATATTCGTGCAGAAACAGGTCATGATGAAGGCGAGCGAGCTGAAGAACCTTGGGATGAGGAAATCCCTAGTTGTATCAAAGCCGGCGGCCAATCTCCTCGGCCAGGTCAACTCCAAACTACCCGTTGGCAAAGAGATGAAAACATCGCAGCAGCTCCTCGCCAAGGTCGCCACCCCTATAGCTCCAACAACACCAACCATCCAGAGCAAGGTCACTGTCCAGCCTGCACAACCcatgcaacagcagcagcagctgtcGACATTGCAGACGCAGCAGATTCCGCAACCgccacagcagcagcagcaaacgCTACAGAAAATCACTGTCGTACAAAATGTGACCCCTGTCGCCAAGGTCAAAACGCCTGAGGCcaaaaaagacaagaagaaaCTCGAGGTTCTTGCAGATATCGCGCCAAAAGTCGAGGTGGAGCCCGTCAAACTTCCAGAACCAAAAACACCCGACggtttgtagtttttcttaagTTTTTCACACTAAATTGTTCAGGGATTATAGTGTAATGGTATTTTTCAGGCCTTGGAAGTGCCTTAAATTCTCTAAAACTGCGTAATCTGTTctaaaataattctaaaattctacAAGACTTTGATATATCGTTCTTAGGCctgaaaatattcttgaatTCATTCGTTGAATATCCTTTGGGTACTTCTGTTATTCGGGCCTGGGAAGTGTCCTAAATTATCTAAAACTGCATATTCTGCTCCAAAAAACTTCTAAAACCCACCGAAAAAAGTTGGATTCATCACTCCAAGTGCGAAAATCTAGCTACTCACTTTTCTGCTTCGGCTTTTTGTTTTCCGAGCAGCTAAAAAACACCAAAAACGGGAGCACAGAAAATCACCTTCGCATTTTGTGGACGCTCTGGGTCCGGCGCTGTTCTCGACTCCAGACATAATTCGGCGGGTCGGTTCAGGCGGGGAGCCAAAAACTTCTGAAGTCATCGCTACAACGAGTCCGGTGCAAAAGTCTGCGCCTGCAGCTGCAATTGTCATCTCTCCGAGTTCAGGAACATCCACGAACCTGATAGTCGCAGGTTCTACCGTTCATTCAATGTCGGCGAGTTCAACAGCGACGATTTCGACACCGGCAAATGCAACTGAGGCGGATAAAATGGAGCAGAGTAACGAAGAAGATAATCAAATGAAATTGCTAGGCGAAAATCAGGCCGACGCGATTCCTCGAGACGATGAGAAAACTGAGGCTAAAGCTCCGCTCGTCGAGGAACTTCAGCCTTCTTTGGACGCCGGtggtgattttcatttttcccatTATGTCAATTTTACTatttgctgattttttttcctaacgcAAGTCTTTAAACGATATTAATTACTTGATAGTTACTATTGTCAATTCTCTATTCCTTTCCTTTGCATTTTGCGTGAGTAATCTTCTCACTTTCTGATGTTCTCTGATCCTTTTACTGTACAGAATATTTCACTTCACACTAAATGACTTCGTTTTCTGCATGACCACTGCTGCGCATAATTTGGTGTGGTACTAagggaattttcatttctctatttgtttttttatgcactatgatgaaaaattcaaacaaaatttCGTTAACTCTGTTTTTATTGTCGTTATTATTACCGTGATcgtcgttattttttcattagctTCGCACGCAGCTCGGAATACTGAAGTATCTTCAGCATCCGTAGAACAACATCACCCTGTTCCCAAAACAGTTGTACCCGAATCCAGTAAGTGTtggtattcttttttctttctctttcttcttttttttttctttacatttttgtCTAATCATCTAATCTGTGTTCTTCTTTGACTTTCCACGTTTTTACTTACTCTATATtctgtgtgaaaaatttaaaaatcgctTACAGAAACATCgcttttttcataatatcctttatatttattcttttgcggtttttcattaatttcaggTGGAATCGAAGGTGAAGAACATTTACTGGCAACGCTTGAAATGGAGGCAAGTAAGCACGAAGAGGAATTATTGGCAGAGGCTCTGCTTCTTCAGGAAGCCTTAGGCGTTGATTTGGCGGATCACGTAAgtctgaaataaaacaaaaatttaataagaACACCACCattcaatttcttcttttaccgTGAAGATAGTTCTGAAAAAAGAACCTTCAAAGTACCTTTCATCTGGATTAATTACTCATAACTTTGTAACAAACTGAGAAACCAGTTTTCGTGGTCTGAAAcgcaatttttctttgtactAATTTATTTCACTCGATTGCACTTCATTTCTTCTGTGTctttctcattattttcattattattaacctAGCCTTCTtgctttattcattttctttcatgtTTCTGAAGGCCACTCTGGGTGATCAAGCTTCGCCGGTGACAGAGGCACTTTTGCCAACAGCAGCACCGTTTGCTCCGCTGTCAGAAACGACCACTGGCGAACAGCAAGAGCAGCATCGACACCAAATAGCGTCGCCGGGCAGATCGGTACCCTCATCGCCAACAGTTGCAATGCGGCCCGTCATATCATCGAGTGACGTGACAAGCAACAAGAACAAAATTGTCCGGGATGACAAGGAGCCCGTTCAAATCGTTCGTGGAGGTCGCATTATTACTCTGCCACCGATTGAGGCCCCTGCCACCAGAAGCAAGCGACTTCAGACGAAGAGCGAAAACGTCGTTACGGCAACTACGCCAACGCCCAcgcaaaaaaaagtcgaaGCCGGAAAGAAAAGCGAGAAGACAATGTGAGTGGCTTGAAAGTTTCTTTCACCAATCTGTCGAGGATTTTTATGAGTCGAATCACGTGGATCGTCACGTTGTTAGATTCATTAGcttttccaacaaatttttgtgatttattCTTGGTTATTACATCAAGTTtttgttctttattttttgctttttcagcaaatctaaTACCCCATCAACTTATtgacatttatatttttcgctTTTCTAGCAAATTTTGTCTTCCGCCTCGAGAAGCGCCTTTGCAACAGAGCAGAGACGAGGTCGAGTCTGAGATGGACGAGGACGACGAAGACAATGAGAATTCGGATTCCGAAGATGACCCCGATAGGCTTTGGTGCATCTGCAAGAGACCACACAACAATCGATTCATGATATGCTGCGACGTCTGTGAGGATTGGTTCCATGGAAAATGCGTTCACGTCAGCAAGGCAATGGGTAAGATTTGAATGTACCAAACTTCTCTGCAAAACAAGTTCGATTCACCTCTAGAAAGCGACCAGAACTTTAAACCTGGAAAAACAGTCCGCGTTCGCAAACTTATTATGAGCTCGTGTTTCAGGTCAACAAATGGAGGAAAAGGGCATTGAATGGGTCTGCCCTAATTGTGCAAAGAAAAAGTCAGATGACACCAAGGAGACGCTTTCCGCGCCCTCACCTAAGGGCCGAAAAACCTCCTCGGACTTGACGGCAGCTGCCTCGCCTGCAGATCTTCCACAGAGTGTCTCGTCTCCCGTCCACGCAGCCACGGCTTCGTTGACCAGCTCTGCGGGCTCACCTGCTTGCATCGCTACATCGCCGGTCGTCCCAAGCGCCAACGTCTCCGGGGTGACACAGTGTGTCGTCTGCAAGAAGGAGGCTAGAAACTCTAGCATTTACTGCTCGGACGCCTGCATTTTGACGCATGCGCAGGAATCTCTGACAAAAGACAAGCCGCCGCAGGCTGCTTTGCCGCATCCCAAATCTGCAGTTAAGTCAACGACGCAAGAAAATATTAAGAGCAAACCTGACGCCAGGGTCATCGTCTTCGAGAGGAGATCCGGAAAGGTTTTGACCGGTGAGACATGATGTGACTATTTGAAAATCGCAACAATTTCGTGACACGAAGTTGTTGGTGTCGTCTGCTTATAATCATCCAATCAAAATCTAAAGTCAATTTTGGTCTTAATCCACGCACATATTCTTAGCTCAGAGCTGACTAAACTTTGGACTCGAACGATCTAGCAGTATTCGAGTTATTCCAATAACAAAATCAATTGCGTATGATGATGTTTTATGTGCTCAAACTGGAAGTTCTTCGGCTAATCCACCAAGAGGAGCCGGATTAATCGCGTTTTTGAATATCTATTTTATTGGAAACATACTCAAATCTTCATTTTAGAACATTTTATCAATTGCATCTGTAATAGAACGAAATTAATCAACTTGTCCTCACCCCcttctgttttttattttttctgtactAAAGGCGCGGACGCACCAACAACATCGAACCTAAAGACATGGCTCAAAGAGAATCCTACATACGAAGTTGTCCGACCTAACAATCTGAATGCGCTTCAAATCGGTGGAAAAACAGTAACGGCCATATCAACACCTGGACTGAGTGGGAAAATTGTGagtatttgatttttctgacggtgattcattgattttcaaatctgAACTTTACCATTGGCGAAACAGGTATATTTtcaggtataataaattttttttggggggcGCTCAAAGTTGTAAAGCTAAACCTAAAACTGATCGCTGGtcaaaaaatctttcagaCGAAAATAAATCAGCATCTATTAGCTAAAAGTCAACAAGGTCAGGCAAAGATGGTCTATGCAAAGGTGGCGGGTTCGAAGCAGACGGTCCTGGCAGCCAGCAACAGTAAAAAAGTGACAATAGTATCGAGCGGAGGAAACTCGCAGCTTTCCAGTCCGTCGGTGCAGTCGAAGCCACAAGTTGTTCCAGCTCGACAGATGCTGCTGACGCAGATGTCAAGGAATCCGACACAGCTAGCTTCGAAGCAAGTTTCGTCACCAAAGCAAATGGGGCAGCAGCAACTGATCAAGAGTCAGGCAACTACGACGTCAATGACGAAGCAGCTTGCTGTTAAAAAAGCAGACGCCAAGGCCTCAACTTCGTCTCAGCAGCAGCCGAAGCTCCAAGCAACGGTGGCGAAGCGGCCGGAGACCGAGCCAATTAGACTGAACATCAGGAAGACGCTGGCGGAGCTATTGTCGAGCAGAATAAAAGAGGCAGAGGACCTGCGACTCGCCGAGGACGAGATAACTGAGCTGGTACTGAATATCGAACTCGAGATGTACAAGTTCTTTCGGGACACGGGTGCCAAGTACAAAGCGAAGTACCGCAGTCTCGTCTTCAACATCAAAGATACCAAGAACCTGACGCTCTTCAGGAAGATCGCCGATCGATCGCTGGCGCCTGACGCAGTAGTGCGACTTAGTCCTGATGAGATGGCAAGTCAAGAGCTCGCCGAGTGGAGAGAAAAGGAGACGAAGCACCAGCTTGAGATGATTAAGAAGAATGAACTCGACCTGATGGCGCAGGCCAAGTCGATCGTCGTCAAGACGCACAAGGGCGAGCTGATTATAGAGAATGATGGAGGCGTCGAGCGCGTAGATCCAAAGACGCCGGTTCAGGACATTGTAACGGCACTGAACAGTGGAGACGGTATCACTTCATCAACAGCCGGTGACGAGGAGAAAGCCAAAGAAGAGGAAGGCAAGTTAAAGGTAAAGCATGAGGCGAAGAAGACGACGTCGCACGtcggagagaagaagaaggaaaaggaaaaggagaaggagaaggaaaaacagGAGAGGAGTCGGAGTCGAGGCAGACGACATCACAGCAGGGATTCGGACAGCCGGAGCAAAACGAGGGAGAAGAGTAGGGAACGAGAGAGGAGGTCCACAAGGTCCAAGGAGACCAAAAGAGACAAAGatcgagagagggagagggagagagaaagggacAAGGACAGGGACAGGGACAGGGACAGGGAACGCGACAAGGAGAGGGAGCGGGAGAAGATTAAGGAGAAGGACAAGGACAAGCACAAGAAGAGCAACAGGAGCAGCAGTACTAGAAATCGAAGCAGAGGGAGGCACAGGTACTTGAATTGTTGCACTTTCGTATTATTCCACTATTATGTTTAATGCAAGGAGGACAAGTCGGGTCATGGGATTTTTGTCTCCTTCCAAAGTCGTAGAACACAACGGTCGTCACTCGcacattgatttttcaaaattgtaaagCGTAGTCCTCCGTAAACCTTGAgataattgatattattatttttaataatctcgCTTGAagaattgtgttttttttttctcttcattttgtGATTACACTggaacatttatttttatgttcatCGTCAATTCAATACTGCCATTTGTTGATCACAATGAAAATCGGGATGCAATATtctaaaatcaaatattcaacCATGCTAACATGATATATTATCGTATAAGCTGGATGAAAAATCCACCGAAATTCAACACGTTTAAGGATATACCAAACGTACAGTCCACTCATAAAGCTGTAAGAACAGAAATATCATATAATCTAGATTTGAAAGTGCAGCTGAACTTTGTCaagttgaatttaatttatattttctatttgactagaaaaatattttcagtgagATCTTAATAAATGACGACTGGCAAATCAGTaccttaataaaaaaatatttcactgttATTTAAAATCTGATGTTGCAGATTTGTAGAGATTTCAGTTGAGAaccaaaaaaaagaaccaaaaaCTAGGGCTGTTTCTTAAAATCGTTCACATGATGCGGTTTTTTCATTGACGAAATGATTTGATAAATTGACTTTTCAGTCATCAATATTTGTGCTGTGTAGCTGAAATTTATGGTTTTTTTAGTAACAATTCTGTGCCAAGGGAATATTGATTCAACTAAATTCAACTCGACCAACTTTGGTTGCACTTTCAAACCTTTCTTATATCATATTTCTATCGTTACAGCTCTTTGACTAGAGTGTGCGTTTGATACAGCCCTCAATCGAGTTTCTACTTCTTTAGCGTACTGTGGAAAAAAGCTGACAAACTTTCTTTTAGGGATTACAACTCGAAAGACAGTGTAACAAAGAAGGAGGATGATCGCAAAAAGGAGGTCGCGGAGTCTCGAAAGGAGCCGAGCCCAGCGGCGCAAGAAAAAACAATGCCGATTGAGGACAGACTGTGGCGTCACATAGAGGACGAGACAACAACGAATAACACAATGGACGGGAACGAGTCGGACGTTTCGGACCGAGAGCCAAGCTCCACAGTGACGATAAAGACGCCAGACTTCAACGAGGAATTGGAGAGGgaaaaggaggaagaagagacAGTGGAAGCTGCAGAGACAAAGCTCGAGGAGCAGCAGCGTCGGCTGGAAACCCGAGACCCTGAACCCGTTCTGCAGACTGTCTGGCGAGGCTTCGTCAATATGGTTGACGTTGCCAAGTTCTTCATTACCGCTCAGGAAGTCAGTGGACAAGCGCGCGACCTTACCGAGGATTTGCCTGACACCGTCGACGTCGTCGGTCGCATCAGTCACGAGACGGTTTGTAACGAtgatacgtacatatatggtTCTGTTTTATTACATTGACCAGGGTGTCTATTGCCTGGCAGAATCTGAAAACCCTGGAATACTTGgggaattttgtttctttatctGTGGATGAACGGCTTGAGCACCGTTTGAATTGAAAGTTAGGAAAAGGGAAAACATTGCTTAAACAATCTCGAGCTGTGTTATTGGTGCCAATGCCCATGTACATGAACGAAACAGCATCCTTACTGTGTaatagaaatgattttgaaggaCTTTGAATGACAGAAGCTaagatatcaacaatttgaggTAAGGTTTTACTGTTAGAACATTCAAAATGCTAGTTTTCTCgttcaaaatattcaatattgtcTAAGGAACGAGTGCTTAGAGACAGCTTATTCCAATttcgactaacaataagaccaTTAGGTGTGTTATAATATTAGTAGATAGTATTATATCTAttcgtatatattatttataaaattttattcaaaacgtTCTTTAGAAATTTCAATACTCGACAAAACGAGCCCAAAAAACTAGAATCTAaaatcctttctttttctctaattGTAAAACCTTTTTCTTAAACTGTCGACACCTTAGCCtatgttgataaaaatttgctcAGAATCATTCGTGTGATGTAATATCGATGTTGTTCACCATCATTTGCACAGtacaaactgaaattttttcaaaaggtATTGCTTTCTTCTTTCTAAATCTTGGTGCATCCTTAATCACTCTATTCGCATTGATATATTAATTGTGATATGATCTCTGCATCGGTCGAGTCATTCAACTACTGTCTCCGCAGGTCTGGGACTACATATCAAAGATGAAACGAACGGGTTCAAAGGAGATCCTCGTGATCCGATTGACAGCGGCCAACGATGAGGAGAAAATCCCTTACATAACGCTCTACAGCTATCTGAACAGCCGGAGCCGTCTCGGCGTTGTCGGCAACGTGTCGAAGAACATCAAGGACTTCTACATAATGCCTTTCTCGAGCCAGAGTGTCGTTCCGCGGGTTTTGTTGCCGCTGGACGGCCCGGGTTTTGAGGAAAACCGGCCGCATCTTCTGCTCGGCATAATCGTGCGGAACAAGAGGAAACGGACGATGACGCCGATCGGCGGCAACGTGCCGCCGAAAATTATGCGCAAGGAAACGGAAATTGGGCGCAGTTACACACCGCCGATCCTCGATCCGCCGGAAACCGCCGTTTCAACGACTCCTTCCACCGCTTCGCCAACAACTCTACTCGCACAGGCAGCTTCTGGCTCACTCAGCGACAACCCGGGATGGTAAATAAGCGCTTCAATCACTACCACTCGGTTTTTCAGATTCAATTTGCTTTTTGTCACTTGTTTTAGTCAAATAGTCACTTTGGCCAAGTCTTCaatcaaaaagaagaaaaattttgtattaacATCCCGTTTTAAATGTCGTAGAGCTGGTAAATATCTAATCACTTTTCTCGCTTCCGCTAACTCTTTCAGATCCAAGTCGTTTATTGGCACAATTTTAATCCAAacaaagataaattttttgtttacactCCGTCTTACACGTATAATTTGTGTCTTGATTCAAAAGACAATAGAGAACTCATTTTATGATTCCCTAATACATAACTGTGGTctgtattatattttaaaGTATCTTCTTGGGCATTTGATCGATTTTAGCAATAACAGAAATACTATAACTAGGTTGAAGTATAGTGCAATctgtactta contains:
- the LOC124411926 gene encoding titin homolog; this encodes MSSSFILESKEKSKKDDTLVIVVNDDGTISVDHETLQNIIINQSNANVSVVRLGQGEADAENGDITLTVDPPAYAPEGAASGATPGSTDAGVGGLVDPFMEMDPEQLERLETALQSEEAKQILGENVTAMLDMLSVEEEQNSLKYSIQLDHCYTSRKSPSDPKPSDPLPIAESPDINDAPYTSSSSSSSSSIPAPTPPPISLSSPTLTGSQALAAAVGKSKLTRPVRGPGRPRRDGRPLGPTPQTPKVTGSGATRNAISPLHQGVNKGALVPLIKPLNMNDVRSKSSLPAAATPETADDVPPSSSSESSESEPPSDDDSDFGPRGPRRGGVRARGGRKGLTTRGGSLAATRRRGSNKHMDMEQVRRLDMEMAAAVDAMKSPEKEDKVEERLLSPGKAKKGIKTMGAKKKEELPAPLIPPPQTAAAEVEPTVPEKQLVTTNQVKANLINANTIKGDMILTKPGQMRNNQKVIFVQKQVMMKASELKNLGMRKSLVVSKPAANLLGQVNSKLPVGKEMKTSQQLLAKVATPIAPTTPTIQSKVTVQPAQPMQQQQQLSTLQTQQIPQPPQQQQQTLQKITVVQNVTPVAKVKTPEAKKDKKKLEVLADIAPKVEVEPVKLPEPKTPDAKKHQKREHRKSPSHFVDALGPALFSTPDIIRRVGSGGEPKTSEVIATTSPVQKSAPAAAIVISPSSGTSTNLIVAGSTVHSMSASSTATISTPANATEADKMEQSNEEDNQMKLLGENQADAIPRDDEKTEAKAPLVEELQPSLDAASHAARNTEVSSASVEQHHPVPKTVVPESSGIEGEEHLLATLEMEASKHEEELLAEALLLQEALGVDLADHATLGDQASPVTEALLPTAAPFAPLSETTTGEQQEQHRHQIASPGRSVPSSPTVAMRPVISSSDVTSNKNKIVRDDKEPVQIVRGGRIITLPPIEAPATRSKRLQTKSENVVTATTPTPTQKKVEAGKKSEKTIKFCLPPREAPLQQSRDEVESEMDEDDEDNENSDSEDDPDRLWCICKRPHNNRFMICCDVCEDWFHGKCVHVSKAMGQQMEEKGIEWVCPNCAKKKSDDTKETLSAPSPKGRKTSSDLTAAASPADLPQSVSSPVHAATASLTSSAGSPACIATSPVVPSANVSGVTQCVVCKKEARNSSIYCSDACILTHAQESLTKDKPPQAALPHPKSAVKSTTQENIKSKPDARVIVFERRSGKVLTGADAPTTSNLKTWLKENPTYEVVRPNNLNALQIGGKTVTAISTPGLSGKITKINQHLLAKSQQGQAKMVYAKVAGSKQTVLAASNSKKVTIVSSGGNSQLSSPSVQSKPQVVPARQMLLTQMSRNPTQLASKQVSSPKQMGQQQLIKSQATTTSMTKQLAVKKADAKASTSSQQQPKLQATVAKRPETEPIRLNIRKTLAELLSSRIKEAEDLRLAEDEITELVLNIELEMYKFFRDTGAKYKAKYRSLVFNIKDTKNLTLFRKIADRSLAPDAVVRLSPDEMASQELAEWREKETKHQLEMIKKNELDLMAQAKSIVVKTHKGELIIENDGGVERVDPKTPVQDIVTALNSGDGITSSTAGDEEKAKEEEGKLKVKHEAKKTTSHVGEKKKEKEKEKEKEKQERSRSRGRRHHSRDSDSRSKTREKSRERERRSTRSKETKRDKDRERERERERDKDRDRDRDRERDKEREREKIKEKDKDKHKKSNRSSSTRNRSRGRHRDYNSKDSVTKKEDDRKKEVAESRKEPSPAAQEKTMPIEDRLWRHIEDETTTNNTMDGNESDVSDREPSSTVTIKTPDFNEELEREKEEEETVEAAETKLEEQQRRLETRDPEPVLQTVWRGFVNMVDVAKFFITAQEVSGQARDLTEDLPDTVDVVGRISHETVWDYISKMKRTGSKEILVIRLTAANDEEKIPYITLYSYLNSRSRLGVVGNVSKNIKDFYIMPFSSQSVVPRVLLPLDGPGFEENRPHLLLGIIVRNKRKRTMTPIGGNVPPKIMRKETEIGRSYTPPILDPPETAVSTTPSTASPTTLLAQAASGSLSDNPGWSSPLPALDKQNVVTQLTLETLNKAHVGMSRASIVDSAKMAKIVPELSAKIQLADDIPDPDDGDEPYSPGQMDEDIHQDDDSGRFGTSVSALDDIAKSQQRGVALSNDLAAVASLQALAVPSKNSNELQRKMDELNRQIEEQKQQIQSISSSFLGDAAATLPGLGLDPPCLNDSEEAYSPTDTRSFTPPPPGLSKISQPILDKVSNITIPANLQEILANVKRQEITKVDPYLPSKPSATFLTSVNAAAYQKPEKYVPNAYSKGMNQISGMGIGTSSSSSFFESQPEERKKENRSTLGSLSDLDLIKKAEEELAAVAELAAVAEAAAAATVSNSNSSSSPSSSMSSNSSSSSSSSSSSLTKTTTTTTTTTRFQVPPPSSQPHPHIPLPSPSNSHQQQRSPTTSFSPEPSPPASLRPDSGTASSTPRKNLTFDQPKPPGLEDEDFSLGFPAVTPTPIGSAGLFVEETVASKSKSGKFLPKSGVVLNVKRKVGDEATISQSASPAASSKTPRTKSRWGQGPGDK